The following coding sequences lie in one Bacteroidales bacterium genomic window:
- a CDS encoding PqqD family protein, with protein sequence MDLNELFKRKSLFATRNVGNEKVLVPVKNNIANMTEIYTLNEVGCFIWDNIDGIKNEDDIINEITNEFDIDRETAKKDLNDFLEKFNNI encoded by the coding sequence ATGGATTTGAATGAATTATTTAAAAGAAAAAGTTTATTTGCTACAAGGAATGTAGGCAACGAAAAAGTTCTTGTACCTGTAAAAAATAATATTGCCAACATGACCGAAATATACACACTTAATGAAGTTGGATGTTTTATCTGGGATAATATTGACGGGATAAAAAATGAAGATGATATTATTAATGAAATCACCAATGAATTCGATATTGACAGGGAAACTGCAAAAAAAGACCTGAATGATTTTCTCGAAAAATTCAATAATATTTAA